The following proteins are co-located in the Clostridiales bacterium genome:
- the flgL gene encoding flagellar hook-associated protein 3, translating into MRITNKMITTRYIRSLNTMSSDLNKYSTMIESGRAFSKSSENTAAAVKAYQLRTDMSKVESYQSNIAHAQSALSNSESVLMNIEDLMLEAKDKIRAANTGSASADERKIIATELKNIQDQLLQALNANSSGSYYFGGTNTDTAPFSVGSDGRLEYNGISLSTQDTNDLATLEGYKDDSMYVDIGMGLTLIDDPEDTNTPPRKIPDPRSVFQYSLPGINIVGSGMTTINGVDVPNNLYDLLGSIADGLESSSYTYDKVNALYEKFDTATKEIIYSLTEVGAKTSYLSFMTERYETQTLNMQERQLKVEGADPAHTIILFKSQQVAYNAALQMGTKILQPSIFDFMS; encoded by the coding sequence ATGCGCATTACCAATAAAATGATTACGACAAGATATATTCGTTCGCTGAATACCATGTCTTCAGACCTGAACAAGTATAGCACAATGATCGAGTCTGGTCGGGCTTTTTCCAAATCCTCAGAAAATACCGCTGCGGCAGTTAAGGCTTATCAGCTCCGAACGGATATGAGCAAAGTAGAAAGCTACCAATCGAATATTGCCCATGCGCAGTCTGCGTTATCCAACAGCGAATCGGTGCTTATGAATATAGAAGATCTGATGTTGGAAGCAAAGGACAAGATTCGAGCTGCAAATACAGGCAGTGCCAGCGCAGATGAAAGAAAAATCATTGCTACGGAGCTAAAAAACATACAGGATCAGTTGTTACAGGCACTGAATGCCAATTCCTCCGGCTCCTATTACTTTGGCGGAACAAACACGGATACTGCACCCTTCTCCGTGGGCTCGGACGGCAGGCTAGAGTATAACGGTATTTCCCTGAGCACCCAAGACACCAACGACCTGGCAACATTGGAAGGTTATAAGGACGATTCTATGTATGTGGATATCGGCATGGGATTAACGCTGATCGATGATCCAGAGGATACGAACACACCGCCTAGAAAGATACCCGATCCCAGATCAGTCTTTCAGTATTCCTTGCCGGGAATCAACATCGTGGGCAGCGGTATGACAACCATAAACGGAGTTGATGTGCCCAATAATCTGTATGATCTTCTGGGCTCAATCGCAGATGGGCTGGAGTCAAGTTCTTATACTTATGATAAGGTGAATGCACTCTATGAGAAGTTTGATACCGCAACGAAGGAAATTATATATAGTCTCACGGAAGTTGGCGCTAAAACTTCCTACCTGAGCTTTATGACAGAGCGATATGAGACACAGACCTTGAATATGCAGGAACGGCAGCTTAAAGTGGAAGGCGCAGATCCTGCCCACACCATTATACTCTTTAAATCCCAGCAGGTTGCGTATAATGCTGCGCTTCAGATGGGAACAAAAATTTTACAGCCATCCATTTTTGATTTTATGAGCTGA
- a CDS encoding flagellar biosynthesis anti-sigma factor FlgM — translation MEISFVNKSKSIQPQQIPDYSNDPARNISTEENKKYSLKNKVDSAEISSSHSGSFEDKRLSVAKSAILYDVSVSTSAGRISELKKSVENGTYDVPANLIADAILKE, via the coding sequence ATGGAAATCTCATTTGTAAACAAAAGCAAATCCATTCAGCCGCAGCAGATACCGGACTACAGCAATGATCCCGCAAGAAATATCAGCACTGAAGAAAACAAGAAGTATTCTCTTAAGAACAAGGTTGACAGTGCAGAGATATCCAGCAGCCACAGCGGTTCCTTTGAAGACAAACGATTGTCTGTCGCAAAATCCGCAATCCTTTACGATGTATCTGTAAGCACATCGGCAGGCCGCATCAGCGAATTAAAAAAATCGGTTGAGAACGGCACTTACGACGTACCTGCCAATCTCATAGCAGATGCGATTCTCAAAGAATGA
- the fliS gene encoding flagellar export chaperone FliS produces MQQANLYQQYKSQSLETLTKGEIVVKLFEEASKQISIGIFFANNGNAPKSFSSIVKAQKIIQTLNFSLDKKYEISSQLGDMYLFLHQKLAEANTNKDVSLMKEILSLVDDLKDTFRQAEKLARVQR; encoded by the coding sequence ATGCAGCAGGCAAATTTATATCAGCAGTATAAATCACAATCCTTAGAAACGCTTACGAAGGGAGAAATCGTAGTAAAACTCTTCGAGGAAGCATCAAAACAGATCAGCATAGGCATATTTTTTGCCAATAATGGTAATGCACCAAAATCCTTCAGCAGCATTGTAAAAGCGCAGAAAATAATCCAGACGCTAAATTTTTCGTTAGACAAAAAATATGAGATATCCTCTCAGCTAGGAGATATGTATCTCTTTCTTCATCAAAAGCTGGCCGAAGCGAATACCAACAAAGACGTGTCTCTAATGAAAGAAATTCTGTCACTGGTAGATGATCTTAAGGATACCTTCAGACAGGCTGAGAAATTGGCAAGAGTCCAAAGATAA
- a CDS encoding chemotaxis protein CheA: protein MSDYDFANDSMLEMYLFESTTLLDQLDEILLQSEKAANLSTENVNEIFRIMHTIKGSSAMMEFDTISLVSHKLEDLFYIIRDNGLDDAYFQELFDLVLRVSDFLKEEVETIQNGMKPSSDNEGLISEILDLIDRMNGNGPAVKDEIVPAPKAKASKAKTADASVPSSSKDSTAPQAASVQSEGNVTASGSIQAAAETSSPSVASSNSKVYHLHVNFTADCQMENIRAFMLVNKLETIGKVIATIPEELNTNKDASSIISQNGFYCSIETSLPQEQITAMTKGTLSVYTVEFISALPNAAAKVEAKSVSTSSAAVEATPVASSGSDPEAVKSAPSGTDPSGDNGKGKAGKQNLINVDLNKLDTLMDLVGEIVITESMVSGSSDLAGLELDNFNRAARQLRKLTDELQDIVMSIRMVPIASTFQKMRRIVRDMGKKLDKDVDLVLMGEATEVDKTIIDGIADPLMHLVRNAMDHAIEDKDSRAAAKKDPVGRIILSAQNIGGDIIISVSDDGKGLDAEMILEKAKAKNLLTKPESDYTEKEIFNLLTMPGFSTKEAVTEFSGRGVGMDVVKKNIEKIGGTVTIESVKGNGTNIFFKIPLTLAIIASMEIKVGSNVYAIPINNIRESFKATQKQLLTDPDGNEMIMIRGVCYPIIRLHKIFHLQDAQTNLTDGILLLVDSGDRLACILADELLGKHQVVVKPLPVYLSRYAAKGVGIAGCTILGDGSISLILDVQGILNQY, encoded by the coding sequence ATGAGTGACTATGATTTTGCAAATGATTCTATGTTAGAAATGTATTTATTTGAATCAACCACCCTCTTGGATCAACTGGACGAAATATTGCTTCAGTCTGAGAAGGCGGCCAATTTATCCACTGAAAATGTAAATGAAATTTTCCGCATCATGCATACGATCAAAGGTTCCTCTGCGATGATGGAATTCGATACCATATCTCTTGTGTCCCATAAATTGGAGGACTTGTTTTATATTATTCGAGATAACGGATTGGATGATGCTTACTTTCAGGAATTGTTTGATCTCGTACTTAGAGTGTCGGATTTTCTAAAGGAAGAAGTGGAAACGATTCAAAACGGAATGAAGCCCTCTTCTGATAATGAAGGGTTGATCTCAGAGATTCTGGACCTAATCGACAGAATGAACGGCAACGGTCCCGCTGTAAAAGACGAGATCGTACCTGCACCGAAAGCAAAAGCCTCAAAAGCAAAGACAGCGGATGCATCCGTTCCATCATCCTCGAAGGATTCAACAGCGCCGCAAGCAGCTTCAGTACAATCTGAAGGTAATGTTACGGCTTCCGGATCAATACAAGCAGCAGCAGAAACGTCAAGTCCATCTGTCGCAAGCAGTAACAGCAAGGTCTATCATCTTCATGTTAATTTCACAGCTGACTGCCAGATGGAAAATATTCGGGCATTTATGCTTGTTAATAAGCTCGAAACCATAGGAAAGGTGATTGCTACCATTCCTGAAGAACTGAACACGAACAAAGATGCCTCCAGCATCATATCGCAGAATGGCTTCTATTGCAGCATTGAGACAAGCCTCCCCCAAGAGCAAATCACTGCTATGACCAAGGGGACATTATCTGTTTATACCGTTGAATTTATCAGTGCCTTACCCAATGCCGCTGCTAAGGTCGAAGCCAAGAGCGTTTCCACCTCCTCTGCCGCCGTCGAGGCTACGCCTGTTGCAAGCAGTGGATCCGACCCAGAGGCTGTGAAATCCGCCCCCAGTGGTACCGATCCATCAGGCGATAACGGCAAAGGAAAAGCAGGAAAGCAGAATCTAATCAACGTTGATTTAAATAAACTTGATACACTTATGGATCTTGTGGGAGAAATCGTAATTACCGAGTCCATGGTTTCTGGGAGCTCTGACCTTGCCGGGCTTGAGCTTGATAACTTCAATCGAGCTGCAAGGCAGCTCCGAAAGCTGACAGACGAATTACAGGACATCGTTATGTCCATCCGAATGGTACCGATTGCATCTACATTCCAGAAAATGCGCCGAATCGTCAGAGATATGGGCAAGAAGCTTGATAAGGATGTGGATCTCGTTCTCATGGGAGAAGCCACCGAGGTAGATAAGACCATCATTGACGGCATCGCCGATCCTTTGATGCATCTTGTTAGAAATGCTATGGATCACGCTATTGAAGATAAGGATAGCAGAGCTGCCGCAAAGAAAGATCCTGTAGGCCGAATCATTCTATCTGCACAGAATATCGGCGGTGATATCATTATCTCCGTAAGCGATGATGGAAAAGGCCTCGATGCAGAGATGATACTGGAAAAAGCAAAGGCAAAAAATCTTCTGACGAAGCCGGAAAGTGATTATACAGAAAAGGAAATCTTTAACCTTCTGACAATGCCCGGTTTTTCTACGAAAGAAGCCGTTACCGAGTTTTCCGGTCGAGGCGTGGGCATGGACGTGGTCAAAAAGAATATCGAGAAGATCGGAGGCACCGTTACCATTGAAAGCGTTAAAGGAAACGGAACCAATATCTTCTTCAAAATCCCCCTCACCCTGGCGATTATTGCAAGTATGGAAATCAAGGTGGGCAGCAATGTCTATGCAATACCGATCAACAACATCCGCGAATCCTTCAAGGCCACTCAGAAGCAGCTGCTTACTGATCCTGACGGAAACGAAATGATTATGATCCGCGGGGTATGCTACCCGATTATACGGCTGCATAAAATCTTCCATCTCCAAGATGCTCAGACAAACCTCACAGATGGAATTCTGCTGCTTGTGGATTCTGGGGATCGATTGGCCTGCATCCTTGCAGATGAGCTTTTGGGCAAGCATCAGGTTGTTGTTAAGCCTCTCCCAGTTTATCTCAGCAGATACGCTGCAAAGGGAGTTGGAATCGCAGGCTGCACCATACTGGGTGATGGAAGCATCAGCTTAATTTTGGATGTCCAGGGGATATTAAATCAGTATTAG
- a CDS encoding protein-glutamate O-methyltransferase CheR, producing MIYINDDEFNAITSYIKTNYGVNLTQKRPLIEGRLSNYIAGLGFTNYKDYFEYAKNDRVNDEMTMLINKLTTNHTYFFRENEHFEFYSNIVLPWIEKTLKSKDLRVWSAGCSSGQEPYTLAMITLEYLGANAASWDHTILASDISNKVLNIAKSGIYTREELGEVPHSWIKKYFKAYEEDKFAVSEGLRKSVAYRNFNLLNEFSFKKQFQCIFCRNVMIYFDMPTKNAIINKFYDALEPGGYFMIGHSESLSSCDHKFKYIKPSIYQKV from the coding sequence ATGATATACATAAACGATGATGAGTTCAATGCCATCACCTCCTATATCAAAACCAACTACGGTGTCAATCTTACTCAAAAAAGACCGCTGATCGAAGGCCGGCTTAGTAATTATATTGCTGGTCTGGGCTTCACAAATTACAAAGACTATTTTGAATATGCGAAGAATGACCGGGTGAATGATGAGATGACAATGTTAATCAATAAGCTGACCACCAATCACACCTATTTCTTCAGAGAAAATGAGCATTTTGAATTCTATAGCAACATTGTGCTCCCTTGGATTGAAAAAACTCTAAAATCCAAGGATTTAAGAGTATGGAGCGCAGGCTGTTCTTCCGGTCAGGAACCCTATACGCTTGCAATGATTACCTTGGAATACCTAGGCGCAAACGCCGCAAGCTGGGATCATACGATTCTTGCTTCTGATATATCCAACAAAGTGTTGAACATAGCCAAAAGCGGCATCTACACCCGGGAGGAGCTTGGAGAAGTTCCCCACAGTTGGATCAAGAAGTACTTTAAAGCATACGAAGAAGATAAATTCGCCGTTTCGGAAGGGCTAAGAAAGAGCGTTGCTTACCGAAATTTCAATCTTTTGAATGAATTCAGCTTCAAGAAACAGTTTCAGTGCATCTTTTGCCGGAATGTGATGATTTATTTTGACATGCCGACAAAAAATGCTATTATCAATAAATTTTATGATGCTTTGGAACCGGGGGGCTATTTTATGATCGGACACAGCGAATCACTTTCCTCCTGTGATCATAAATTCAAGTATATTAAGCCCTCGATCTACCAGAAGGTTTAA
- a CDS encoding type III secretion protein: MSKSKEQHQKDTAGASRSLSAAEGGNGARRQSLASLSAAALKYDKAKNGAPCVVAAGSGHIAQKILQVAMENGVAIYHDDSAATMLAKLELGQEIPPELYQIVVNIYISLLDLAELKNK, encoded by the coding sequence ATGTCAAAGTCTAAAGAGCAGCATCAAAAGGATACCGCTGGTGCAAGCAGAAGTTTGAGTGCGGCTGAAGGTGGAAACGGCGCAAGGCGGCAAAGTCTGGCATCCCTCAGCGCAGCGGCATTAAAATACGACAAGGCAAAAAACGGAGCGCCATGCGTGGTCGCTGCCGGATCTGGGCATATCGCACAGAAAATACTCCAGGTAGCCATGGAAAACGGCGTGGCAATCTACCATGACGACAGTGCGGCAACCATGCTTGCTAAGCTTGAACTGGGGCAGGAGATTCCTCCTGAGCTGTATCAAATTGTTGTAAACATTTATATATCACTGCTGGATTTGGCAGAACTGAAAAATAAGTAA
- the flgK gene encoding flagellar hook-associated protein FlgK, producing the protein MRPTFLAFQTASRAMAASQANIDVTGNNIANMNTDGYTRQRVDQSSFSNSGFVQRYNTPNTNTGLGVVVSGISQIRDPFLDARFRLQNAETSQYDTLLAGLSDLENVIDEASTEKLQKQLSDFIKQLQTFSGSPSSKDLALVVRTAAQKVTQILNVYSNQINEVRNQQIHDLSKVVIDTDFNATVKGIADLNTQIRNELVHGNTPNELYDQRNILIDKLSGMANIKVTTTPEKVSEDLTIENLNISIYDTSTGKSLGIVQNGSYNTLSAKLNETTNQMEINISSSFGGYYGNVTNYFSGGGSINGYLNLINGNGTYADTSSGSTENSFRGTLYYESSMNTFASNFAKLLNDLNADSSGTAKPLFSASDGSSSITAGNIAISDEWLKDAAFITTTTNTNTGGTGGEGDNITRMINALNADMKFYRDPSNPSSEVMFGGTIHEFVVGVIGELSLDVELHENFADTSSTVLNNLYATRESISGVNLDEEGIQLMAFQKSYNAAARYFNVLDEAVDKIINEMGLVGR; encoded by the coding sequence ATGAGACCTACATTTTTAGCCTTTCAGACGGCCAGCAGAGCAATGGCTGCAAGCCAGGCCAACATTGATGTTACAGGCAACAATATCGCAAACATGAACACCGACGGTTACACGCGGCAGCGGGTTGATCAGAGTTCTTTTTCCAACAGCGGGTTTGTACAAAGATATAATACACCTAACACAAATACCGGCCTTGGTGTTGTGGTGAGCGGAATCAGCCAGATCAGAGATCCTTTCCTTGATGCTCGTTTTCGTCTTCAAAATGCAGAAACCTCTCAATATGATACGCTTCTTGCCGGATTATCTGATCTTGAGAATGTCATTGATGAAGCATCCACAGAAAAACTCCAAAAGCAACTCTCAGATTTTATCAAGCAGTTGCAGACGTTTTCAGGAAGCCCCAGCAGCAAGGATCTGGCTCTTGTGGTCAGAACAGCGGCACAAAAAGTAACTCAGATTTTGAACGTTTACTCAAATCAGATTAACGAAGTACGGAATCAACAGATTCACGATCTTTCCAAGGTTGTCATAGATACAGATTTTAATGCAACCGTTAAGGGCATCGCTGATCTTAACACTCAAATCAGGAACGAGCTTGTACATGGAAATACACCAAACGAATTGTATGATCAAAGAAATATACTGATCGACAAGCTTTCTGGAATGGCGAATATAAAGGTAACTACCACACCGGAAAAGGTCTCCGAAGACCTTACGATAGAAAATTTGAACATATCCATTTACGATACCAGTACCGGAAAATCTCTCGGTATTGTGCAAAATGGTTCCTATAATACATTATCCGCTAAGTTGAATGAAACGACAAATCAGATGGAGATCAATATCAGCAGCAGCTTTGGAGGCTACTATGGAAATGTAACCAACTATTTTTCAGGCGGCGGCTCCATCAATGGATATCTGAACTTGATCAACGGCAACGGAACCTATGCGGACACCAGTTCCGGCTCAACAGAGAACAGCTTCCGCGGAACCCTATACTATGAAAGCTCCATGAACACTTTTGCATCCAATTTCGCCAAGCTGCTCAACGATTTGAACGCCGATTCCAGCGGCACTGCAAAACCTCTTTTCTCTGCTTCGGACGGTTCTTCCTCCATTACAGCCGGGAATATTGCAATATCAGACGAATGGCTGAAAGATGCAGCATTTATCACGACAACAACCAACACCAATACCGGTGGCACCGGCGGTGAAGGAGATAATATAACGCGAATGATTAACGCGCTGAATGCCGACATGAAATTCTACCGTGATCCCTCGAATCCAAGTTCAGAAGTGATGTTCGGAGGCACGATCCATGAGTTTGTAGTAGGCGTCATCGGCGAACTCTCCTTGGACGTAGAGCTTCATGAAAACTTCGCCGATACTTCTTCTACCGTGCTGAACAATTTGTATGCAACCAGAGAATCTATCTCCGGAGTCAATCTCGATGAAGAAGGAATCCAGCTGATGGCTTTTCAAAAATCCTATAATGCGGCCGCCAGGTACTTCAACGTACTGGATGAAGCCGTCGATAAAATTATTAATGAGATGGGTCTCGTAGGCCGTTAA
- a CDS encoding flagellin protein, which produces MRINHNIAALNTYRQLSSNTSSTSKSLEKLSSGLRINRAGDDAAGLAISEKMRGQIRGLDQATRNSQDGISLIQTAEGALSETHSILQRMKELATQASNGTNTDADRAEIQKEVNQLSSEINRIGNTTEFNTQSLLKGDGKAKLDKTTLVTDGKLTGGEATKYTQATQTTSIDTAATVAGEGIKFNLQGIELSITTATSGTNAADFAVTTAGTAATINLSNLDDADKQAAGMRDALQALIDGNEVLKGQYKVSGTDENIIVTAVEGGTFQGASGNIGAVAAINSTTIAATGAANAGKTDAATAATGTIDLTSLDDATKISTLVGKGVTINDQQIEFYNAEDGVYTGNAIGVDISKTADASELVDTIVAQVGDKLKGVTLTAGATGTITVTASQAGVDGNKLEIKDGGIQKNYKTTFQVGANQGQSFAIEFSDMRSDALGITGKEAGGAASNGAVYTKVLDVTNGTDDVNVEYALDVSTTKNASNAIKVLDEAITTVSAERSKMGAYQNRLEHTINNLGTTAENLTAAESRIRDVDMAKEMMEFTKNNILSQAAQAMLAQANQQPQSVLQLLQ; this is translated from the coding sequence ATGAGAATTAATCACAATATCGCTGCTCTGAATACATACAGACAGCTTTCATCCAACACTAGCTCGACTTCAAAGTCACTGGAAAAACTGTCATCCGGTCTGAGAATCAACAGAGCGGGCGATGATGCTGCAGGTCTTGCGATCTCCGAAAAAATGAGAGGCCAGATCAGAGGTCTTGATCAGGCTACAAGAAACTCACAGGATGGTATCTCCCTGATCCAGACTGCTGAAGGTGCCCTGAGCGAAACGCACTCCATTCTTCAGAGAATGAAGGAACTGGCTACACAGGCATCCAACGGAACAAACACAGACGCTGACAGAGCTGAAATCCAGAAGGAAGTCAACCAGCTTTCATCCGAAATCAACAGAATCGGTAACACAACCGAATTCAATACTCAGAGCCTGCTGAAGGGCGATGGAAAAGCAAAGCTAGATAAGACAACTCTTGTAACTGACGGAAAACTTACAGGTGGTGAGGCTACAAAGTATACTCAGGCAACACAAACTACTAGTATTGACACTGCTGCCACTGTAGCAGGCGAAGGAATTAAATTTAATTTACAAGGTATTGAATTATCAATAACAACAGCTACTAGCGGTACTAATGCTGCCGATTTTGCAGTGACTACTGCCGGTACAGCTGCAACAATAAACTTAAGTAATCTTGATGACGCAGACAAGCAAGCTGCTGGTATGAGGGATGCATTACAGGCTCTCATCGACGGAAACGAGGTCCTAAAAGGTCAGTATAAAGTTTCCGGCACTGATGAAAACATCATAGTCACTGCTGTAGAAGGTGGCACATTCCAAGGTGCTTCAGGCAATATTGGAGCCGTAGCAGCAATTAATTCGACTACTATAGCTGCTACGGGGGCCGCTAATGCAGGCAAAACTGACGCAGCTACCGCAGCTACCGGCACTATTGATCTTACTAGTTTAGATGATGCCACTAAGATTTCAACATTAGTTGGAAAAGGTGTTACCATCAATGATCAGCAAATCGAGTTCTATAATGCTGAAGACGGTGTGTACACTGGCAATGCGATCGGTGTTGACATCAGCAAAACTGCTGATGCATCAGAGCTTGTAGATACGATTGTTGCTCAAGTGGGCGATAAGCTCAAAGGTGTAACCTTAACAGCAGGAGCAACCGGAACGATTACTGTTACTGCTTCCCAAGCTGGAGTAGATGGAAATAAGCTTGAAATCAAGGACGGCGGCATCCAGAAGAACTACAAGACAACCTTCCAGGTTGGTGCAAATCAGGGTCAGTCCTTCGCGATTGAGTTCAGTGATATGAGATCTGATGCACTGGGCATCACAGGAAAAGAAGCTGGCGGCGCTGCAAGCAATGGAGCTGTATACACGAAGGTTCTCGACGTAACCAACGGAACTGATGACGTTAACGTAGAATATGCGCTTGACGTATCCACAACAAAGAATGCATCCAACGCAATCAAGGTTCTTGATGAAGCGATCACTACTGTATCCGCTGAAAGATCCAAGATGGGTGCTTATCAGAACCGTCTTGAACATACAATTAACAACTTAGGTACTACTGCAGAAAACCTGACCGCAGCTGAATCCCGTATCAGAGACGTGGACATGGCCAAGGAAATGATGGAATTCACAAAGAACAACATCCTCTCCCAGGCTGCACAGGCAATGCTGGCACAGGCCAACCAGCAACCACAAAGCGTACTTCAGTTATTACAATAA
- a CDS encoding carbon storage regulator, which yields MLVISRKPGESLVISDEIKVTIISLGSDKVTIGIDAPREVKIVREELIETIEANKASSESIEQTGYQGIAALLKNRKKG from the coding sequence ATGTTAGTAATCAGCAGAAAGCCCGGTGAATCACTTGTGATTTCCGATGAAATCAAGGTTACAATCATCTCCCTGGGCAGTGACAAGGTCACCATCGGCATTGATGCTCCCAGAGAGGTCAAGATCGTCCGCGAGGAATTGATTGAGACCATCGAAGCCAACAAGGCCTCCAGTGAAAGTATTGAGCAAACCGGATATCAAGGGATTGCAGCATTATTAAAGAATAGAAAAAAAGGATAA
- a CDS encoding flagellar protein FlgN: MNMESREVIMADKNEYNRVLDKFYEYLCGILKIYQNAVPILKDELDAIMKDEVERLDESLKSQQALLLQTKNFDRQVADYLDALGIKAKNLSDMAGQLPKEEGLRFFGLLGEFDLTMAEVNYYKDKCRMLLQSKLYTIDKVLSRQELPKDNTTYNRSAAEIHGTLFPKAFEKKI, translated from the coding sequence ATGAACATGGAAAGCCGGGAGGTTATAATGGCTGATAAGAATGAATACAACCGTGTCCTAGACAAGTTTTACGAATACCTCTGCGGAATTCTTAAGATCTATCAAAATGCAGTCCCGATCCTAAAGGACGAACTGGATGCCATCATGAAGGATGAAGTTGAACGTCTGGATGAGAGTCTAAAATCACAGCAAGCCTTACTCCTTCAGACAAAGAACTTTGACAGACAGGTAGCAGACTATCTCGATGCCCTTGGAATTAAGGCAAAGAATCTTTCCGATATGGCAGGTCAGCTTCCAAAGGAAGAAGGTCTTCGCTTCTTTGGTCTGCTCGGGGAATTTGATCTGACCATGGCAGAAGTCAATTATTATAAGGACAAATGCAGAATGCTCCTGCAAAGCAAGCTTTATACCATCGACAAGGTTCTTTCCAGGCAGGAACTCCCAAAGGACAATACTACCTACAACAGAAGTGCTGCCGAAATTCACGGCACTTTGTTTCCAAAGGCTTTTGAGAAGAAAATATAG
- a CDS encoding helix-turn-helix transcriptional regulator: protein MESINDIARNNIKRYRKLRKMTQKELAEALDVTHSSVSAWEIGKNSIDMSRLNQICQVLNVGLAEILADGGDAQQLQKDEENRKILETINQRPEVKRLMLTTFDSRNDDIVVAIKLLEALKKR, encoded by the coding sequence ATGGAATCCATCAATGATATTGCACGTAATAATATCAAGCGTTATAGAAAACTGAGGAAAATGACTCAAAAGGAACTGGCTGAAGCACTGGATGTAACGCATAGCTCTGTATCTGCTTGGGAGATTGGAAAAAATTCTATCGACATGAGCAGACTGAATCAAATCTGTCAGGTACTTAACGTAGGACTTGCGGAAATTCTGGCTGACGGCGGCGACGCACAGCAGCTTCAGAAGGATGAAGAAAACAGAAAAATTCTGGAGACCATTAATCAGCGTCCGGAAGTAAAACGGCTGATGCTGACAACTTTCGATTCCAGAAATGATGATATCGTTGTTGCGATCAAGCTTTTGGAAGCATTGAAGAAAAGATAA